In the Verrucomicrobiia bacterium genome, one interval contains:
- a CDS encoding group I intron-associated PD-(D/E)XK endonuclease yields MHTKQKGDLAVANAIQYYMTNGYEVCLPIGDKRPYDLVIEVEGVLKRVQVKYAGFYNGIQQHKVALRITGGNQSFSTTKKYLDNDFDELFVYTASGRKFVLAWDKITARNELNIEHPKYSGYEIV; encoded by the coding sequence ATGCATACGAAGCAGAAGGGCGATCTAGCAGTGGCGAATGCCATTCAATACTACATGACCAACGGATACGAGGTTTGTCTGCCAATAGGAGATAAGCGACCCTACGACCTAGTAATCGAAGTTGAAGGAGTATTGAAAAGGGTTCAGGTGAAATATGCAGGTTTTTATAACGGAATCCAACAGCACAAAGTGGCGTTGCGAATAACGGGAGGTAATCAATCATTTTCTACCACCAAGAAATACCTGGACAATGACTTTGACGAGTTATTCGTATACACCGCAAGCGGCAGAAAGTTCGTATTGGCTTGGGATAAGATAACCGCAAGGAATGAGCTAAATATTGAACATCCAAAGTATAGTGGTTATGAAATAGTGTGA
- a CDS encoding histidine phosphatase family protein — protein MSILVARHGLSEANNRDNYGTPAFGNPEAPLMPQGREQATELGEKLTSEYGFDLASEPVAVSMMRRTQDTAITAGSVDSTCIQSLMKKRVGSVIQKFALR, from the coding sequence ATGTCAATACTTGTTGCTCGACACGGTCTTTCAGAAGCCAACAATCGTGATAATTACGGCACGCCAGCATTTGGCAACCCAGAAGCCCCACTGATGCCGCAAGGCAGAGAGCAAGCTACCGAGCTAGGCGAAAAACTGACAAGTGAATATGGTTTTGATCTCGCCAGCGAACCTGTCGCGGTATCTATGATGCGACGTACGCAAGATACCGCAATAACTGCGGGTTCCGTAGACTCCACTTGTATCCAGAGCTTAATGAAGAAAAGGGTGGGCTCAGTAATTCAGAAATTCGCGCTGCGCTAG
- a CDS encoding AAA family ATPase gives MLLHGYTQKRLQAIKPGSIHGLLLSGPRGSGKAFAARYLAQLQLGLATPAQLEIYPYFSVIAPTDGTISIDSIRGLQKFLQLRTPGDQVVRRVVVVEDAHTMTNEAQNALLKALEEPPADTMIILTAPKSLQLKETIYSRVQEIPIQKIAKEQANTYFDGDFEQADIDRAYMMSGGHAGLMNALLKQEDHHLANQVQRAKQILSSTLFDRLAQVDDLAKQRDTLPLFLQACKLICSAALHQAIDKGDDTKIKHWHRTLGVVHEAEASLAHNPNTKLLLCDLFLNL, from the coding sequence ATGTTGCTGCACGGCTATACTCAGAAACGCCTGCAAGCTATTAAGCCCGGTAGCATCCACGGACTGTTACTGTCCGGGCCAAGAGGATCAGGCAAAGCATTTGCGGCCCGATATCTCGCCCAATTGCAGTTAGGGCTGGCTACGCCCGCACAGCTAGAGATCTACCCGTACTTTTCGGTTATCGCCCCGACCGACGGCACGATTAGCATCGATTCTATCCGGGGATTGCAAAAGTTTTTACAGCTTCGCACACCAGGCGATCAAGTCGTTCGCCGGGTGGTAGTTGTCGAAGATGCCCACACCATGACTAACGAGGCCCAAAATGCACTACTGAAAGCCCTGGAGGAACCGCCAGCCGACACGATGATTATTCTGACTGCACCAAAGTCTTTGCAGCTCAAAGAAACTATTTACTCACGCGTCCAAGAGATTCCTATTCAGAAAATAGCCAAAGAGCAGGCCAACACCTATTTTGACGGTGACTTCGAGCAGGCAGACATTGACCGCGCATACATGATGAGTGGCGGTCATGCTGGCCTGATGAATGCCCTCCTGAAGCAAGAGGACCATCACCTGGCCAACCAGGTCCAACGTGCCAAGCAAATCCTAAGCAGTACGCTCTTTGACCGTCTGGCCCAAGTGGACGACCTCGCCAAGCAACGTGATACATTGCCGCTATTCTTGCAAGCATGCAAGCTCATTTGCTCGGCCGCCCTGCACCAGGCCATAGACAAAGGAGACGACACCAAAATAAAGCATTGGCACCGGACCCTGGGAGTCGTACATGAGGCAGAGGCATCGCTAGCCCATAACCCCAATACCAAACTGTTGTTGTGCGATCTGTTTTTAAACCTTTAG
- a CDS encoding DUF4234 domain-containing protein — MKYRNPVIVILLSIITLGIYILYWLYDTRKEMVQKGIKLPAVWVLLVPIPVSIAHVLLTSFVSLFLNEASGAYHLVNLVLFPILATLVVCSIIPLTLWWVWKYCAGVQAATNGHLTRGAAYKVFCLLFLFGIGFLWPMIIQNYFNSERHT, encoded by the coding sequence ATGAAATACCGCAATCCAGTTATAGTCATTCTTCTCAGTATCATTACCCTGGGAATTTACATCCTCTACTGGCTGTACGATACCCGAAAAGAGATGGTACAAAAAGGGATAAAACTGCCTGCCGTTTGGGTGTTGCTGGTGCCAATCCCGGTAAGCATCGCCCACGTTTTGCTAACCTCTTTCGTTAGCCTCTTTCTGAATGAAGCTAGTGGCGCTTACCACTTGGTCAACCTTGTGCTATTTCCCATACTTGCAACGCTTGTTGTGTGTAGCATAATCCCTTTGACTCTATGGTGGGTATGGAAGTATTGCGCGGGCGTGCAGGCAGCAACTAACGGCCATCTCACGCGTGGCGCGGCATACAAAGTATTTTGTTTGCTGTTCCTGTTCGGTATCGGATTTTTGTGGCCCATGATCATACAGAATTACTTCAATTCTGAGCGACACACCTAG
- a CDS encoding tetratricopeptide repeat protein produces MYELALVIGFGALAYRSAKMRDDDLEAIPRRISDKMGRLWDIAHQGMRENRFLRAEKALLTILKIDQKNAAAYNRLGILYAKQKEYKDAIDCFEIASSIEPTASSLHNLGLIYYETENYQKAATAFEQALKLEEELAARHIAYAKVQEKLGNEKLMLDGLKRAIELEPNPESFSLLIKAYENAGMQAEADVLNDKLEKLIVPSGKSKRVIRPKRVVI; encoded by the coding sequence ATGTACGAACTTGCTCTGGTCATTGGCTTTGGTGCCTTGGCCTACCGCAGCGCCAAGATGCGCGACGATGACCTAGAGGCTATTCCACGCAGGATAAGTGACAAGATGGGCCGCCTGTGGGATATAGCCCACCAGGGTATGCGCGAGAACCGATTCTTGCGTGCCGAAAAAGCTTTGCTGACTATTCTAAAAATTGACCAGAAAAATGCCGCTGCTTACAACCGTCTGGGTATTTTGTACGCCAAGCAAAAAGAATACAAAGACGCTATTGACTGTTTCGAGATCGCTAGCAGCATAGAACCAACAGCCTCCAGTTTGCATAACTTGGGGCTGATTTATTACGAAACCGAAAACTACCAAAAAGCCGCCACGGCTTTTGAGCAAGCGCTCAAACTAGAAGAAGAATTGGCCGCCCGCCACATTGCCTATGCCAAGGTCCAAGAAAAACTGGGCAATGAAAAACTCATGCTAGACGGACTCAAGCGCGCCATAGAGTTAGAGCCAAATCCCGAAAGCTTTAGCCTTCTTATAAAAGCCTATGAAAATGCTGGCATGCAGGCCGAAGCCGACGTGCTGAATGACAAGCTGGAGAAACTCATTGTGCCCTCTGGCAAGTCCAAGCGAGTGATACGCCCCAAGCGCGTCGTTATCTAA
- a CDS encoding RluA family pseudouridine synthase, translating into MSKNLIVDEETKGKRFDVVATEMLPMLSRAYVHVLIEGKRVLLNDHQEKAGYKLRMGDVISTDFNAKEIDQIADIDLPIIYEDDNVLVVNKPEGIISHSRGRYWNEPSVASFVRQKTAATGYDPVAGPSVGADGRAGIVHRLDRATSGVMICAKNQQTLSFLQKQFSQRKVKKTYMAVVTGHLDPEEAAIDMPIERNPKAPATFRVGANGKPSVTVYHVETKGKTDDLVRLEPTTGRTHQLRVHLTHQDHPIVGDVLYDGAPADRLFLHALSLEITLPGGERKTFTAPLPKVFKSRVV; encoded by the coding sequence ATGTCAAAAAATCTAATTGTAGACGAGGAGACAAAGGGCAAACGCTTTGACGTGGTGGCTACAGAAATGCTGCCCATGCTCAGCCGTGCCTATGTGCACGTGCTGATTGAAGGCAAGCGCGTCCTGCTAAACGATCACCAGGAAAAAGCTGGCTACAAGCTACGCATGGGTGATGTTATCAGCACCGACTTTAACGCCAAAGAGATTGATCAGATTGCCGATATTGACCTGCCTATTATTTATGAAGACGACAATGTGCTGGTAGTGAACAAGCCTGAAGGCATTATCAGCCATAGCCGAGGTCGGTACTGGAACGAGCCATCTGTGGCCTCGTTTGTACGTCAAAAAACCGCTGCTACTGGGTACGACCCCGTAGCAGGCCCGTCCGTTGGGGCCGATGGCCGGGCAGGTATTGTGCACCGCCTGGACAGGGCAACGTCCGGTGTTATGATCTGCGCCAAGAATCAGCAAACACTCTCGTTTTTGCAGAAACAGTTCTCGCAGCGCAAGGTCAAAAAGACCTACATGGCAGTTGTTACCGGCCATCTAGATCCCGAGGAAGCTGCTATAGATATGCCGATAGAACGTAACCCCAAAGCTCCGGCCACCTTTCGTGTTGGTGCCAACGGCAAGCCGTCGGTTACCGTCTATCATGTAGAGACAAAGGGTAAAACAGACGATCTAGTACGGCTAGAACCTACCACAGGACGAACCCACCAGCTCCGCGTGCACCTGACACACCAGGACCATCCTATTGTTGGCGACGTGTTATATGACGGTGCACCGGCCGATCGGCTCTTTTTGCACGCGCTGTCTTTGGAAATCACGCTGCCTGGCGGCGAGCGAAAAACCTTCACAGCCCCATTGCCCAAGGTATTCAAGTCACGAGTAGTATAG
- a CDS encoding DUF4352 domain-containing protein, whose protein sequence is MKNFLWRHKFLILIWVTVFVVGGYIGYLLFFKSTGGKNPYTIAASEKAVNDTKTAETPKNQPKKPQIGEPAQDGDLEFTVKGTACNGERTIGTNAYAQAEAEGQFCRLSITLRNTGSAPVSLSLAAQRVFVATEDSYPADEGATQNAQADQTKNYWYQQIAPDSTVSGDLLFDLNGGEEMRRAELHGAENSPGIQINLK, encoded by the coding sequence ATGAAAAATTTCCTGTGGCGGCATAAATTTTTGATACTTATTTGGGTGACAGTTTTTGTTGTTGGCGGATACATAGGTTATCTACTTTTCTTTAAGTCTACTGGTGGTAAAAATCCATACACCATAGCAGCAAGCGAAAAGGCCGTAAACGATACCAAGACAGCCGAAACACCCAAAAACCAGCCCAAAAAGCCCCAGATTGGTGAGCCTGCGCAAGATGGTGACCTGGAGTTCACCGTCAAAGGCACCGCCTGCAATGGCGAAAGAACTATTGGCACCAATGCCTACGCCCAAGCAGAAGCCGAAGGACAGTTCTGCCGCCTTAGTATTACTCTAAGAAACACGGGTAGCGCGCCCGTTAGCCTATCGCTGGCTGCGCAAAGAGTCTTTGTGGCTACAGAAGATTCGTACCCCGCAGACGAAGGCGCCACCCAAAACGCCCAGGCGGATCAAACGAAAAACTACTGGTACCAGCAAATCGCTCCAGACAGTACCGTATCGGGCGATCTGCTCTTTGATCTAAATGGCGGCGAAGAAATGAGACGAGCCGAGCTGCATGGCGCAGAGAATAGCCCCGGCATACAAATTAACCTGAAGTAG
- the trpS gene encoding tryptophan--tRNA ligase: MSKEVILTGIRANNDLHIGNYLGALLPIVDMATTRAGDYQINLFVPDLHSFTTPIDHSKLQERIFQALRMFVAVGLPLDNSDIHIYRQSYVPAHSELTWILDCFTGFGEMSRMTQFKDKSAKLKEDRISIGLFNYPVLMACDMLLYGATYVPVGDDQSQHLEFTRDIADRLNSQFGELFIVPKPVKDQHEFFGKDQGLRIRDLGDPTKKMSKSDETGKGVIFLTDSPDEARKKIMSATTDSLGDIQHDYKERPGVTNLLDMLKLFGGNSDEFIGQNQYGQLKTAAADKVATFLQEFQTKLGQIDENAIKAKLESSEATMNQQANQTLLKVQQAVGLRPQ; the protein is encoded by the coding sequence ATGAGTAAAGAAGTAATATTGACCGGCATACGGGCGAATAACGACCTTCATATTGGCAATTATTTGGGCGCATTACTGCCCATTGTTGACATGGCCACTACACGTGCCGGGGACTATCAAATTAATCTGTTTGTGCCAGATCTGCATAGTTTTACCACGCCCATTGATCACAGCAAGCTGCAGGAGCGCATCTTCCAAGCCCTGAGGATGTTTGTTGCGGTTGGCTTGCCCCTAGACAACTCGGACATACATATTTACCGCCAGAGCTATGTGCCTGCTCATTCAGAACTGACTTGGATACTTGATTGCTTCACTGGTTTTGGCGAAATGTCCCGCATGACTCAATTCAAAGACAAGTCAGCCAAACTTAAAGAAGACCGTATTAGTATCGGGCTGTTTAACTATCCTGTATTGATGGCCTGCGACATGTTGCTGTACGGCGCAACTTATGTGCCAGTTGGTGACGACCAATCTCAGCACCTAGAGTTCACACGCGATATTGCCGACCGGCTGAACAGCCAATTCGGCGAGCTATTTATAGTCCCGAAACCAGTCAAAGACCAGCATGAGTTCTTTGGCAAAGATCAGGGGTTACGTATCCGCGACCTGGGGGATCCAACCAAGAAAATGAGCAAATCGGACGAAACTGGCAAAGGCGTGATATTCTTGACCGATTCTCCGGATGAAGCCCGCAAAAAGATCATGTCGGCCACAACCGACAGTCTGGGTGATATTCAGCACGATTACAAAGAACGCCCAGGGGTGACTAACCTGTTAGATATGTTAAAATTATTCGGTGGCAACTCGGATGAGTTTATTGGACAAAACCAGTATGGTCAACTCAAAACCGCCGCAGCCGATAAAGTCGCCACATTTTTACAAGAATTTCAAACGAAGCTTGGTCAAATAGACGAAAACGCTATCAAAGCAAAGTTAGAGTCCAGCGAGGCCACCATGAACCAACAAGCCAATCAAACTTTGCTAAAAGTCCAGCAGGCGGTAGGACTACGTCCTCAATAA
- the rpsI gene encoding 30S ribosomal protein S9, giving the protein MAEKTAHYHYALGRRKSSTARVRLQNGKGKIVINGKEASEYFGESKSNMHELMKPFVALELEATKYDISAVVSGGGHAGQADAIRLGIAKALALMNEDLRGTLRRAELLGRDQREKERKKPGLKGARKQRQFTKR; this is encoded by the coding sequence ATGGCAGAAAAAACTGCTCACTATCACTACGCCCTTGGCCGACGCAAGAGTTCGACTGCTCGTGTTCGTTTGCAAAATGGCAAAGGCAAAATTGTCATAAACGGCAAAGAAGCCAGCGAGTATTTTGGCGAGAGCAAGTCCAACATGCACGAACTCATGAAGCCTTTTGTTGCACTAGAGCTTGAAGCCACCAAGTACGACATCAGTGCCGTAGTTAGTGGTGGTGGCCATGCCGGTCAAGCCGATGCTATTCGTTTGGGGATTGCCAAGGCCTTGGCTCTCATGAACGAAGACCTGCGGGGCACACTTCGTCGTGCAGAGCTACTTGGTCGCGACCAACGCGAAAAAGAACGCAAAAAACCCGGCCTCAAAGGCGCCCGCAAACAACGTCAGTTTACGAAGCGCTAA